From one Microbacterium aurum genomic stretch:
- a CDS encoding DeoR/GlpR family DNA-binding transcription regulator, giving the protein MYATERQQLIEHLVATEGRVVVVDLARRFGVTTETVRRDLDHLEAGGHIRRVHGGAVARTKVSTAETSLAERTQQRGDVKLAIAARALDAVGADDGGSIYIDAGTTTAALAHLLVQRSTGIRPLEVVTHSMTIAHLLAGAPGLGLTAIGGRVRGLTAAAVGAQTVDAISRLRPDLAFIGTNGLSATFGLSTPDPDEAAVKRAIISAARRVVVLADADKFDAELLISFARLDDLDILATDAAPGGELAERLEAADVEVWVA; this is encoded by the coding sequence ATGTACGCGACGGAGCGGCAGCAGCTGATCGAGCACCTGGTGGCGACCGAGGGTCGTGTCGTCGTCGTCGACCTCGCCCGACGCTTCGGCGTGACCACCGAAACCGTCCGTCGGGACCTCGACCACCTCGAAGCGGGGGGTCACATCCGCCGTGTGCACGGTGGTGCGGTGGCTCGCACGAAGGTCAGCACCGCGGAGACGTCGCTGGCCGAGCGCACGCAGCAGCGCGGCGACGTCAAGCTCGCCATCGCCGCCCGCGCTCTCGACGCGGTCGGTGCCGACGACGGCGGGTCGATCTACATCGACGCCGGAACGACGACCGCCGCCTTGGCGCACCTGCTGGTGCAGCGCTCGACCGGCATCCGTCCCCTCGAGGTCGTCACCCACTCGATGACCATCGCGCACCTGCTCGCGGGTGCGCCGGGCCTCGGCCTCACGGCGATCGGCGGGCGCGTGCGCGGCCTGACGGCGGCCGCGGTCGGCGCCCAGACCGTCGACGCCATCTCGCGTCTCCGTCCCGATCTCGCCTTCATCGGCACCAACGGACTGTCCGCGACGTTCGGTCTCAGCACTCCCGATCCCGACGAGGCCGCCGTCAAGCGTGCCATCATCTCGGCGGCGCGGCGTGTGGTCGTGCTGGCTGACGCTGACAAGTTCGACGCCGAACTCCTGATCTCCTTCGCCCGTCTCGACGATCTCGACATCCTCGCGACCGACGCCGCGCCGGGCGGCGAGCTCGCCGAACGCCTCGAAGCGGCCGACGTGGAGGTGTGGGTCGCATGA
- a CDS encoding 1-phosphofructokinase family hexose kinase, whose amino-acid sequence MIVTLTANPSLDRTVTLSTPLRVGEVQSALSVREDPGGKGINVTRVVVGAGMRSAAVLPLDADDPFAGVLRSAAVPVVPVPLPGAARANLTIVDGGGVTTKVNLPGVTRTQADAEALVAATVQAARGARWLVLAGSLPPGVTDGFYVDVIRAVRAAGDPPRIAVDTSGAALHAVVADGAPDLIKPNDDELAELTGVALDAGRDLADAVRVAAADLVPARVGAAFVTLGAAGAVLVTASGAWHGTPPPTRVRSTVGAGDSSLAGFLLAESAGASPEECLRSGIRYGSAAAALPGTQAPTPADLLPGDVPVRALAP is encoded by the coding sequence ATGATCGTCACCCTCACGGCCAACCCTTCGCTCGATCGCACCGTGACACTGTCGACGCCGCTGCGCGTCGGCGAGGTGCAGTCGGCTCTCTCGGTCCGAGAGGATCCCGGGGGGAAAGGCATCAACGTCACGCGTGTCGTCGTCGGCGCCGGGATGCGCAGCGCCGCCGTCCTGCCCCTCGACGCCGACGACCCGTTCGCGGGCGTGCTGCGCTCGGCCGCCGTCCCGGTCGTGCCGGTGCCGCTGCCCGGCGCGGCGCGCGCCAACCTCACGATCGTCGACGGGGGAGGCGTGACGACGAAGGTGAACCTGCCGGGCGTGACGCGCACGCAGGCGGATGCCGAGGCGCTCGTGGCCGCGACGGTCCAGGCCGCGCGCGGCGCGCGCTGGCTGGTGCTGGCCGGTTCGCTGCCGCCCGGCGTCACGGACGGCTTCTACGTCGACGTGATCCGCGCGGTGCGTGCGGCCGGCGACCCGCCGCGGATCGCGGTGGACACCTCGGGCGCGGCGCTCCACGCCGTCGTGGCGGACGGCGCCCCCGATCTGATCAAGCCGAACGACGACGAGCTCGCCGAACTGACCGGTGTCGCGCTCGACGCGGGCCGCGACCTTGCCGACGCGGTGCGCGTCGCCGCGGCCGATCTCGTCCCGGCGCGGGTCGGCGCGGCCTTCGTCACGCTGGGTGCCGCCGGTGCCGTGCTCGTCACGGCATCCGGCGCCTGGCACGGCACCCCGCCGCCGACGCGGGTGCGCAGCACCGTGGGCGCCGGTGACAGCTCCCTCGCCGGCTTCCTGCTCGCAGAGTCCGCAGGCGCATCGCCCGAGGAATGCCTGCGCAGCGGCATCCGGTACGGATCGGCGGCGGCCGCCCTGCCCGGCACGCAGGCCCCCACACCCGCCGACCTGCTGCCCGGCGACGTGCCGGTCCGCGCCCTCGCCCCCTGA
- a CDS encoding PTS fructose transporter subunit IIABC gives MSEIITPALVSLDEPIGTDKRAVIDALAARVAATGRATDAAALAADAWKREQTDETGLPGGIAIPHAKSRAVTEATLAFARLKPGVDFGAEDGPADLVFLIAAPDTAAEEHLAVLSRLARAFMREDFTAGLRGATTPEDVVALVQHAVSDAPAPAAKPAAAPVAAPTAAAAPGLTVDGRPARIVAVTACATGIAHTFMAADALTAAGQKAGVDLAVEPQGSSGYKALPQQVIDDADAVIFAVDVDVRGEQRFAGKPVVRVPVKKGIEEPSHLIAEAVAAVGNPKAARVSASAGEASTSQAAPTSLGGNVKRALLTGVSYMIPFVAGGGLLIALGFLLGGYNVTDNAGDVVLNNALWNLPTTDITSPLGPLGQYLGSVAFIIGNTSMGFLIPALAGYIAFGIADRPGIAPGFVAGAVAGLMGAGFIGGIVGGLLAGLAAWWLNQLNVARWLRGLMPVVIIPLLASIFASGLMLLVLGGPIAWLMTALSDWLGGLTGAGVVILGVILGLMMCFDLGGPINKVAYGFATAGLSAGLAGDDRYLQIMAAVMAAGMVPPLAMALASTVLARGLFTEPERENGKAAWLLGAAFISEGAIPFAAADVFRVIPATMLGGAVTGGLSMAFAVTAKAPHGGVFVFFAIDNFWLWLVAIAAGTVVSAFSVVALKRFAHRRGVSPVDETVPAAALTA, from the coding sequence GTGTCAGAGATCATCACGCCGGCACTCGTCAGTCTCGACGAGCCGATCGGCACCGACAAGCGAGCCGTCATCGACGCGCTCGCGGCGCGCGTCGCGGCGACCGGGCGCGCGACCGACGCGGCCGCTCTCGCCGCCGACGCCTGGAAGCGCGAGCAGACCGACGAGACGGGCCTGCCCGGCGGCATCGCCATCCCGCACGCCAAGAGCCGCGCCGTGACCGAGGCGACGCTCGCCTTCGCCCGACTCAAGCCCGGCGTCGACTTCGGGGCTGAGGACGGCCCGGCCGATCTCGTCTTCCTGATCGCGGCGCCCGACACCGCCGCGGAGGAGCATCTCGCTGTGCTCTCGCGCCTGGCGCGCGCCTTCATGCGCGAGGACTTCACCGCCGGGCTGCGCGGCGCCACGACTCCGGAGGACGTCGTCGCGCTCGTGCAGCACGCCGTCAGCGACGCGCCCGCTCCCGCCGCGAAGCCCGCGGCCGCGCCGGTCGCTGCGCCCACAGCCGCGGCCGCCCCGGGACTGACCGTCGACGGGCGCCCCGCACGCATCGTCGCCGTCACGGCCTGTGCAACAGGGATCGCGCACACCTTCATGGCCGCCGACGCCCTCACCGCCGCCGGTCAGAAAGCGGGCGTCGACCTCGCCGTCGAGCCGCAGGGATCGTCGGGCTACAAGGCGCTGCCGCAGCAGGTCATCGATGATGCGGATGCCGTGATCTTCGCCGTCGACGTGGACGTCCGCGGCGAGCAGCGCTTCGCCGGCAAGCCGGTCGTGCGGGTACCCGTCAAGAAGGGCATCGAAGAGCCGTCGCACCTGATCGCCGAAGCGGTCGCCGCCGTGGGCAACCCGAAGGCAGCGCGGGTCAGCGCGTCGGCGGGCGAGGCCTCGACCTCACAGGCGGCACCGACGTCGCTCGGCGGCAACGTCAAGCGGGCGTTGCTGACCGGTGTCAGCTACATGATCCCGTTCGTCGCCGGCGGTGGTCTGCTGATCGCCCTCGGGTTCCTGCTCGGCGGCTACAACGTCACCGACAACGCGGGCGATGTCGTCCTGAATAACGCCCTGTGGAACCTGCCCACGACCGACATCACCTCACCGCTCGGCCCGCTCGGCCAATACCTCGGTTCGGTCGCGTTCATCATCGGAAACACGTCGATGGGCTTCCTGATCCCCGCCCTCGCCGGCTACATCGCGTTCGGCATCGCCGATCGCCCCGGCATCGCCCCCGGTTTCGTCGCCGGTGCCGTCGCCGGTCTCATGGGCGCGGGCTTCATCGGCGGCATCGTCGGGGGTCTGCTCGCCGGTCTCGCCGCGTGGTGGCTGAATCAGCTGAACGTGGCGCGGTGGCTGCGCGGCCTGATGCCGGTCGTGATCATTCCGCTGCTGGCATCCATCTTCGCCTCCGGCCTGATGCTGCTCGTCCTGGGCGGCCCGATCGCGTGGCTCATGACTGCGCTGAGCGACTGGCTGGGCGGCCTCACCGGCGCCGGGGTCGTGATCCTCGGTGTCATCCTCGGCCTCATGATGTGCTTCGACCTCGGTGGCCCGATCAACAAGGTCGCCTACGGCTTCGCGACCGCGGGTCTGTCGGCGGGGCTCGCCGGCGACGACCGCTACCTGCAGATCATGGCGGCGGTCATGGCGGCGGGCATGGTGCCGCCGCTCGCGATGGCGCTGGCATCCACCGTCCTCGCGCGTGGCCTGTTCACCGAGCCCGAGCGCGAGAACGGCAAGGCGGCGTGGCTGCTCGGTGCCGCGTTCATCTCGGAGGGCGCGATTCCGTTCGCAGCCGCCGACGTGTTCCGCGTCATCCCCGCGACGATGCTCGGCGGCGCCGTGACCGGAGGTCTGTCGATGGCGTTCGCGGTGACCGCGAAGGCTCCGCACGGTGGCGTGTTCGTGTTCTTCGCGATCGACAACTTCTGGTTGTGGCTCGTCGCGATCGCCGCAGGAACGGTCGTCTCGGCGTTCTCGGTCGTCGCGCTCAAGCGCTTCGCGCACCGCCGCGGGGTTTCTCCCGTCGATGAGACGGTTCCCGCAGCCGCCCTCACCGCATAG
- a CDS encoding HPr family phosphocarrier protein, whose product MAERQATVASSSGLHARPAKLFVQAVQQTGIPVTIAVEGGPDLNAGSILTLMGLGATQGTVVTLKADGDGADAALDSLVQFLETDHDAEG is encoded by the coding sequence ATGGCAGAACGCCAGGCCACCGTCGCCAGCAGCTCCGGACTGCACGCCCGCCCCGCGAAGCTGTTCGTGCAGGCCGTGCAGCAGACCGGAATCCCCGTGACGATCGCGGTGGAGGGCGGCCCCGACCTCAACGCCGGCAGCATCCTGACGCTGATGGGTCTCGGTGCCACGCAGGGCACCGTCGTGACCCTCAAGGCCGACGGCGACGGGGCGGACGCGGCGCTCGACTCGCTCGTGCAGTTCCTCGAGACGGACCACGACGCCGAAGGCTGA
- a CDS encoding MBL fold metallo-hydrolase, which produces MRVTKHEHACLRLEAEGHQLIIDPGSFTLPLENLHGLVAVVLTHEHPDHWTPEHLRRLRDYARDVPIYAPAGAATAAAEFGAITVSPGDTVTAGPFTLTFHGGRHSVIHESIPVVDNVGVLVNDQFYYPGDSYAVPSHADVALLAAPIGAPWLKIGEAMDFVLAVAPRRAFGTHDMTLSRSGLEMHRARLAWATEQNGGEFVALEPGESVDL; this is translated from the coding sequence ATGCGCGTCACGAAACACGAACACGCCTGTCTCCGCCTCGAGGCCGAGGGGCACCAGCTGATCATCGATCCGGGGTCGTTCACGCTGCCCCTCGAGAATCTGCACGGTCTCGTCGCCGTCGTGCTCACGCACGAGCACCCCGATCACTGGACGCCGGAGCATCTGCGCCGGCTCCGCGACTATGCGCGCGATGTGCCGATCTACGCCCCCGCCGGTGCCGCGACGGCGGCGGCGGAGTTCGGTGCCATCACCGTCTCCCCCGGCGACACCGTGACCGCCGGGCCCTTCACCCTCACCTTCCACGGCGGGCGGCACAGCGTCATCCACGAGTCGATCCCCGTGGTCGACAACGTGGGCGTGCTCGTCAACGACCAGTTCTACTACCCCGGCGACTCCTACGCGGTCCCGTCGCACGCCGACGTCGCGCTGCTCGCGGCGCCGATCGGCGCGCCGTGGCTGAAGATCGGCGAGGCCATGGACTTCGTCCTGGCCGTAGCGCCCCGCCGGGCGTTCGGCACGCACGACATGACGCTGTCGCGCTCCGGCCTGGAGATGCACCGGGCACGTCTCGCGTGGGCGACCGAGCAGAACGGCGGCGAGTTCGTCGCCCTCGAGCCCGGCGAGTCCGTCGACCTGTAG
- a CDS encoding DUF4349 domain-containing protein, whose translation MNDTALPALSDGRIEEMERALFAQIADERDERLQIAERARLRAVHRGRMWMGGAAAAAVVAVAAVIAPQVLPSVIGTTESAAVAPASGWSLTDGAVTDSAGGAESAAGSTASGEVGGDAREIAASASATVEVDDAAAAVDAIGKAAVAAGGYVETMSVGQAGEVAVDPAAGGGEVMPWRPSGSWITVRVPADQLTATLAGLSEAGTVTSSQIDRRDVTTEAVDLRARVAALETSVARLTELLAQSTSTADLIAAESALSERQSELDSLRQQLTWLEGQVDMSSVTVTLTEPAPTVHADPAGFGDGVAAGWNGLVATLNGVVIAIGFLLPWLGVLAIAGLVVWAVRGAVRRRRAARGTDAGGDAPEA comes from the coding sequence ATGAACGACACCGCACTGCCCGCGCTGTCCGACGGGCGCATCGAGGAGATGGAGCGGGCGCTGTTCGCCCAGATCGCCGATGAGCGCGACGAGCGCCTGCAGATCGCCGAGCGGGCACGGCTGCGCGCCGTGCACCGCGGCCGGATGTGGATGGGCGGCGCCGCGGCTGCGGCCGTCGTCGCGGTCGCCGCCGTCATCGCCCCGCAGGTGCTGCCGAGCGTCATCGGGACGACAGAGAGCGCGGCGGTGGCACCGGCATCCGGCTGGTCGCTGACCGATGGTGCTGTGACGGACTCTGCCGGAGGAGCCGAATCAGCGGCGGGGAGCACGGCCAGCGGTGAGGTCGGCGGCGACGCCCGAGAGATCGCCGCGTCCGCGTCGGCGACGGTCGAGGTGGACGATGCCGCCGCCGCCGTCGATGCCATCGGAAAGGCGGCCGTGGCCGCGGGCGGCTATGTCGAGACCATGAGCGTCGGCCAGGCCGGTGAGGTCGCCGTCGACCCCGCCGCAGGCGGCGGCGAGGTCATGCCCTGGCGACCGTCCGGCTCCTGGATCACCGTGCGCGTGCCCGCCGACCAGCTGACGGCGACGCTCGCCGGGCTGTCAGAGGCCGGGACCGTCACGTCGTCCCAGATCGACCGGCGCGACGTCACCACCGAGGCCGTCGACCTGCGTGCCCGCGTCGCGGCGCTGGAGACCTCCGTCGCCCGACTCACCGAACTGCTCGCCCAGAGCACGTCGACCGCCGACCTCATCGCCGCCGAGTCGGCGCTGTCGGAGCGTCAGTCCGAGCTGGACTCGCTGCGTCAGCAGCTGACCTGGCTCGAAGGCCAGGTCGACATGTCGAGCGTCACCGTCACCCTCACCGAGCCCGCGCCGACCGTCCATGCCGATCCCGCCGGCTTCGGCGACGGCGTCGCCGCGGGGTGGAACGGGCTCGTCGCGACGCTCAACGGAGTCGTGATCGCGATCGGGTTCCTCCTCCCCTGGCTCGGCGTGCTGGCGATCGCCGGTCTCGTCGTGTGGGCGGTGCGCGGGGCCGTCCGCCGGCGGCGCGCAGCGCGGGGCACGGATGCCGGGGGTGACGCGCCGGAGGCGTGA
- a CDS encoding RNA polymerase sigma factor, with protein sequence MSDTGIRTDAELVAAAAAGSQAAFRALYRAYIRPVFWVAHALVGTRADAEDVAQDTFLAAWRKLPGLDLAGDSLLPWLVTICRFQAANRVRRQQRERAHLAASADDTLPATVDVERQVVDAHLVEQILREVRTLGELDQGIFRLCAAEGYGYQAAADRLGVSHGVVRNRLARIRTRLRSTIEPEGT encoded by the coding sequence ATGAGCGACACCGGCATCCGGACCGACGCCGAACTGGTCGCGGCGGCAGCCGCGGGCAGTCAGGCGGCCTTTCGCGCGCTGTATCGCGCCTATATCCGCCCCGTGTTCTGGGTCGCGCACGCCCTCGTGGGCACGCGGGCGGATGCCGAGGATGTCGCGCAGGACACCTTCCTCGCGGCGTGGCGGAAGCTTCCCGGTCTCGACCTCGCGGGTGACTCGCTGCTGCCGTGGCTCGTGACGATCTGCCGGTTTCAGGCGGCGAATCGCGTCCGGCGTCAGCAGCGCGAACGCGCACACCTCGCGGCATCCGCCGACGACACGCTGCCCGCCACCGTGGATGTCGAACGCCAGGTCGTCGACGCGCATCTCGTGGAACAGATCCTCCGCGAGGTGCGCACGCTCGGTGAGCTCGACCAGGGCATCTTCCGGCTGTGCGCAGCCGAGGGGTACGGGTACCAGGCCGCCGCCGACCGGCTGGGCGTGTCGCACGGGGTGGTCCGCAACCGTCTCGCCCGCATCCGCACCCGACTGCGGAGCACGATCGAACCGGAGGGGACATGA
- a CDS encoding TerC family protein — protein sequence MELPVWFEVGSLVVLVLILVADLLLVLKRPHIPSTRESTLWVVFYVTLALIFAGMLWLFAGHEFAGQFIAGWLTEYSLSIDNLFVFVLIMGQFAVPRRYQQEVLMVGIIIALILRGLFILAGAAIIEQFSWVFYIFGAFLIWTAWRQAFPGGDHDDDIKQEPFIVRTLRRMVDISDHYDGAKMRTVVAGKKIFTPMIIVFAAIGMTDLLFAIDSIPAIFGITQNPFIVFTANLFALMGLRQLYFLLGDLLDRLKYLHYGIAFILAFIGVKLFFHAMHVNELPFINGGEHIDWAPEISTWMSLGVIILSMVVATAASLIASRRERLAAPAAPAQTPVEAAERVADEKGTPPTVDGP from the coding sequence ATGGAGCTTCCCGTCTGGTTCGAAGTCGGCTCGCTCGTCGTCCTGGTGCTCATCCTCGTCGCCGACCTGCTGCTCGTCCTCAAGCGCCCCCACATCCCCTCCACCCGGGAGTCGACCCTCTGGGTCGTCTTCTACGTCACGCTCGCCCTCATCTTCGCGGGGATGCTGTGGCTGTTCGCCGGCCACGAGTTCGCCGGCCAGTTCATCGCCGGCTGGCTCACGGAGTACAGCCTGTCGATCGACAACCTGTTCGTGTTCGTGCTGATCATGGGGCAGTTCGCTGTCCCGCGGCGCTACCAGCAGGAAGTCCTCATGGTGGGGATCATCATCGCCCTCATCCTGCGCGGTCTGTTCATCCTCGCGGGGGCGGCGATCATCGAGCAGTTCAGCTGGGTGTTCTACATCTTCGGGGCGTTCCTCATCTGGACCGCATGGCGACAGGCATTCCCCGGCGGAGACCACGACGACGACATCAAGCAGGAGCCGTTCATCGTGCGCACCCTGCGTCGCATGGTCGACATCAGCGATCACTACGACGGCGCCAAGATGCGCACGGTCGTCGCCGGCAAGAAGATCTTCACGCCGATGATCATCGTGTTCGCCGCGATCGGCATGACCGACCTGCTCTTCGCGATCGACTCGATCCCGGCGATCTTCGGCATCACCCAGAACCCGTTCATCGTCTTCACCGCGAACCTGTTCGCGCTGATGGGGCTGCGTCAGCTCTACTTCCTCCTCGGCGATCTGCTCGACCGCCTGAAGTACCTGCACTATGGCATCGCGTTCATCCTCGCCTTCATCGGCGTGAAGCTGTTCTTCCACGCCATGCACGTCAACGAGCTGCCGTTCATCAACGGCGGCGAGCACATCGACTGGGCTCCGGAGATCTCGACGTGGATGTCGCTCGGCGTCATCATCCTCTCGATGGTCGTCGCGACTGCCGCGAGCCTCATCGCGTCCCGTCGGGAGCGTCTGGCGGCGCCCGCCGCTCCCGCGCAGACACCGGTCGAAGCCGCCGAACGGGTGGCCGACGAGAAGGGCACGCCCCCGACCGTCGACGGCCCCTGA